The Catenulispora sp. EB89 sequence CTTCTTGCTGGGCCTGATGAGAGTTCATAGGTGATCCCGTTCTACCCAACGCTGGTGGGTTTGCTGTCTAGGGTCAGCACTGCCTTGCCGCGGAACGCCCGGGCAGCCATCTGCTCGAACACTTCGGGGGTCCGCTCCCAGTCCAGCACCAGGCCGATCCGCGGCCTCAGGCGGCCGTCGGCGACCAGGTCCGCCAGGATCGCCAGGTCCTCGCCCTTGGTCTGTTCGGGGTGCGGGCTGATGAAGCCGACGATGTGCGCGTTCCAGCCCTGCGCGTAGAAGTCGGCGAGGCTGATCTCGGTGGTGCGCCGCCCCGGGTTGCCGAACCAGGCCACGTGCCCGCCGGGGACCACGTGCCGCACCGCCGCGGCCAGCACGTCGCCGCCGACACCCTCCAGCACCAGATGGAACGGCCCGAGCGAGGCGTCGTCCAGCGACGTCACGACCCGGTGCGCGCCGAGCGCCCGCGCGTCCTCGATCCGTTCCGGGCCGCTGACCAGCGCGGTCACCGTCGCGCCGGCGGCCACCGCGAGCTGCACCGCGAACTGCCCGACCCCGCCGGTGGCCCCGGTGACCAGCACCTGACGGCCCAGGACCGCGCCGCCGACCCGCAGCGCCCGCAGCGCGGTGAGCCCGGCGACGGGCAGCGCGGCGGCCTGCTCGAAGGACACCGCGTCGTCGAGTTCGGCGACGCAGTGGGTCGGTACCGCGACCCGCTCGGCCCAGCCCTCCTGGTCCAGGTAGCAGGCCACCCGGACGCCCGGCGCCGGGCCGCTGCCGTCGGCGGCCGCCCGGACCACGACCCCGGCGACGTCCTGGCCGGGGCGCCAGCCGTCCGGCCGGCGGGAGATCAAGGTGGCCTCGTCGTTGTTCACGGCGAACGCGCGCACCTGCACCAAAGCCTCGTTCGGCTTCTGCGTCGGTTCGGGTACGTCAACACTCAGGCGCAGCCCGGCACGGCCGGTCGGATCGGTGATGAATCCCCTCATGCCGCTTGATTCGATCACACTCCGGCGCGGGTGCGAAAGATCGTCTCGCGGCGGGTGTCAGGAGCAGGCCCGCTGATATTCGACCTGCTCCAGGGGGTTCCCGTCGCCGAAGTCGTGCGTGGTCACGGCGCCGGTCTCGGCGAACCCGGACTTGCTGTAGAACCGGCGGGACTGCGGGGTGTCCCGCAGCGTCCACAGATGGACGTGGGTGAATCCGCGTTCTTGCAGGTGGCGCAAAGTGTGGGTCATCAGTTCGGCGGCCACTCCGGTGCCCCAGCCGTCCGGGTGGCTGTAGAAGCTGAAGATCTCCGCGAATCCCGGCCGGGTCGGCGACGGTACGCAGTAGGACAGGGCGAGCGGTCGGCCGTCGACGGAGGCGATGAGCAAGGTGCCGTCCTCGTCGGCGATCCGGTCGTGCCAACGCCCCAGCCGGTCTTCCACGCCCCGTGCGGCGAACTCGGGATCGAAAAAGGGAGCGTAGGCGACCGCCCAGGAAGCGGAGTGAATCCGCCCGAGCGCGTCCCCGTCCGCCGGGACGGCCAACCGGACCTCGATCATCCGGTCATGCTAGGGCATGTTTGAGAAGTCGGGCGGGGCGC is a genomic window containing:
- a CDS encoding zinc-binding dehydrogenase encodes the protein MRGFITDPTGRAGLRLSVDVPEPTQKPNEALVQVRAFAVNNDEATLISRRPDGWRPGQDVAGVVVRAAADGSGPAPGVRVACYLDQEGWAERVAVPTHCVAELDDAVSFEQAAALPVAGLTALRALRVGGAVLGRQVLVTGATGGVGQFAVQLAVAAGATVTALVSGPERIEDARALGAHRVVTSLDDASLGPFHLVLEGVGGDVLAAAVRHVVPGGHVAWFGNPGRRTTEISLADFYAQGWNAHIVGFISPHPEQTKGEDLAILADLVADGRLRPRIGLVLDWERTPEVFEQMAARAFRGKAVLTLDSKPTSVG
- a CDS encoding N-acetyltransferase family protein, translating into MIEVRLAVPADGDALGRIHSASWAVAYAPFFDPEFAARGVEDRLGRWHDRIADEDGTLLIASVDGRPLALSYCVPSPTRPGFAEIFSFYSHPDGWGTGVAAELMTHTLRHLQERGFTHVHLWTLRDTPQSRRFYSKSGFAETGAVTTHDFGDGNPLEQVEYQRACS